In Centropristis striata isolate RG_2023a ecotype Rhode Island chromosome 1, C.striata_1.0, whole genome shotgun sequence, one DNA window encodes the following:
- the pld5 gene encoding inactive phospholipase D5 isoform X1 yields the protein MELSDDPRARGQEEAPPAPLPCVSQMRSSSYSAIQQQGYSASIFLRRKDKLERTQQKCIAFFALLCCFAVLVALIFSSVNIWGDDEDGITEENCSSDCSIALVENIPDDLSLPRDGRPHLPLSVGFHTLLDQAKHSVEVVSPVWDLNPWDQETIPSTAKQGQLLFQRLLSLKSRGVKLKIASSLTNSAELKTLAAHIAEVHFVNMTALTRGGLHSSFWVVDRKHIYIGSADMDWRSLSKRKELGVVVYNCSCLALDLHRVFSFYWQLHERDYIPSIWSKRVTALYGRHDALELQLNATEAAAYVSTSPELFCAKDRTRDVDAIYQVIQSAKTFIFISVTDYLPLVSRSFRGTTVTRYWSLIDEMIREAVVLRGVRVRLLISFWKKTHPLTFNFVTSLKSLCMQMHNCSLEVRFFSHKEQEDDIQHGLNHNKYMVTDNAVYIGNHDWVGSDFAINTGVGLVIKINNNLKDRGVTILEHVKAAFERDWRSRYAKSLQGNKDQLGKYRNLQQAKIHMESNEEKKWNTPISL from the exons ACCCAGCAGAAGTGCATTGCCTTCTTTGCCCTGCTCTGCTGCTTTGCTGTGCTGGTGGCACTCATCTTCTCATCAGTCAACATTTGGGGGGACGATGAGGACGGTATCACAGAGGAGAACTGTAGCAGTGACTGCAG CATTGCGCTTGTGGAGAATATTCCGGATGACCTCTCTCTCCCCCGGGATGGCAGACcccatctccctctctctgttggCTTTCATACATTGTTGGACCAGGCGAAGCACTCAGTGGAGGTGGTGTCACCTGTCTGGGACTTAAACCCCTGGGACCAGGAAACAATACCAAGCACTGCCAAACAG GGTCAGTTGTTGTTCCAGAGGCTGCTCAGCCTGAAGTCTCGTGGGGTTAAACTGAAGATTGCCAGCAGTCTGACTAACTCTGCTGAACTGAAGACCTTGGCAGCACACA TTGCAGAGGTTCATTTTGTTAATATGACAGCTCTCACCAGAGGAGGACTCCATTCTTCATTCTGGGTGGTGGATCGGAAGCACATTTACATCGGGAGCGCTGATATGGATTGGAGGTCACTCTCCAAG AGGAAAGAACTGGGGGTGGTGGTGTATAACTGCAGCTGTCTGGCTCTGGACCTCCACCGagtgttttcattttactgGCAGCTCCACGAGAGGGACTACATCCCCTCCATCTGGTCGAAGAGAGTTACAGCCCTGTACGGAAGGCATGACGCCCTGGAGCTACAACTCAACGCCACAGAGGCCGCTGCTTATGTGTCT ACCTCTCCTGAACTTTTCTGCGCTAAAGATCGCACCAGAGATGTAGATGCCATCTATCAAGTCATCCAGAGTGCAAAGACATTTATCTTCATATCTGTGACGGACTACCTCCCTCTGGTGAGCAGGAGTTTCAGAGGAACCACAGTCACAAG GTATTGGTCGCTTATTGATGAGATGATCAGAGAGGCCGTGGTACTGAGAGGAGTCAGAGTCCGGCTGCTGATCAGCTTCTGGAAGAAGACTCACCCCCTCACCTTTAACTTTGTCACCTCCCTCAAGTCACTGTGTATGCAGATGCACAACTGTTCATTAGAGGTG aggtttttcagTCACAAGGAGCAAGAGGATGATATTCAACATGGGCTCAACCACAACAAGTACATGGTGACCGACAATGCTGTTTACATTG GTAACCATGACTGGGTCGGGAGTGACTTTGCCATCAACACAGGAGTTGGGTTGGTGATCAAGATAAATAATAACCTTAAAGACAGAGGAGTGACAATCCTGGAACATGTGAAGGCTGCTTTTGAAAGAGACTGGAGGTCACGTTACGCCAAGAGCCTTCAAGGAAATAAAGATCAACTGGGAAAATACAGAAACCTGCAACAAGCCAAAATTCACATGGAGTCTAATGAGGAAAAGAAGTGGAACACGCCTATATCTTTATAA
- the pld5 gene encoding inactive phospholipase D5 isoform X2 produces the protein MAGPTPPEPLKTQQKCIAFFALLCCFAVLVALIFSSVNIWGDDEDGITEENCSSDCSIALVENIPDDLSLPRDGRPHLPLSVGFHTLLDQAKHSVEVVSPVWDLNPWDQETIPSTAKQGQLLFQRLLSLKSRGVKLKIASSLTNSAELKTLAAHIAEVHFVNMTALTRGGLHSSFWVVDRKHIYIGSADMDWRSLSKRKELGVVVYNCSCLALDLHRVFSFYWQLHERDYIPSIWSKRVTALYGRHDALELQLNATEAAAYVSTSPELFCAKDRTRDVDAIYQVIQSAKTFIFISVTDYLPLVSRSFRGTTVTRYWSLIDEMIREAVVLRGVRVRLLISFWKKTHPLTFNFVTSLKSLCMQMHNCSLEVRFFSHKEQEDDIQHGLNHNKYMVTDNAVYIGNHDWVGSDFAINTGVGLVIKINNNLKDRGVTILEHVKAAFERDWRSRYAKSLQGNKDQLGKYRNLQQAKIHMESNEEKKWNTPISL, from the exons ATGGCGGGACCGACCCCCCCGGAGCCCTTGAAG ACCCAGCAGAAGTGCATTGCCTTCTTTGCCCTGCTCTGCTGCTTTGCTGTGCTGGTGGCACTCATCTTCTCATCAGTCAACATTTGGGGGGACGATGAGGACGGTATCACAGAGGAGAACTGTAGCAGTGACTGCAG CATTGCGCTTGTGGAGAATATTCCGGATGACCTCTCTCTCCCCCGGGATGGCAGACcccatctccctctctctgttggCTTTCATACATTGTTGGACCAGGCGAAGCACTCAGTGGAGGTGGTGTCACCTGTCTGGGACTTAAACCCCTGGGACCAGGAAACAATACCAAGCACTGCCAAACAG GGTCAGTTGTTGTTCCAGAGGCTGCTCAGCCTGAAGTCTCGTGGGGTTAAACTGAAGATTGCCAGCAGTCTGACTAACTCTGCTGAACTGAAGACCTTGGCAGCACACA TTGCAGAGGTTCATTTTGTTAATATGACAGCTCTCACCAGAGGAGGACTCCATTCTTCATTCTGGGTGGTGGATCGGAAGCACATTTACATCGGGAGCGCTGATATGGATTGGAGGTCACTCTCCAAG AGGAAAGAACTGGGGGTGGTGGTGTATAACTGCAGCTGTCTGGCTCTGGACCTCCACCGagtgttttcattttactgGCAGCTCCACGAGAGGGACTACATCCCCTCCATCTGGTCGAAGAGAGTTACAGCCCTGTACGGAAGGCATGACGCCCTGGAGCTACAACTCAACGCCACAGAGGCCGCTGCTTATGTGTCT ACCTCTCCTGAACTTTTCTGCGCTAAAGATCGCACCAGAGATGTAGATGCCATCTATCAAGTCATCCAGAGTGCAAAGACATTTATCTTCATATCTGTGACGGACTACCTCCCTCTGGTGAGCAGGAGTTTCAGAGGAACCACAGTCACAAG GTATTGGTCGCTTATTGATGAGATGATCAGAGAGGCCGTGGTACTGAGAGGAGTCAGAGTCCGGCTGCTGATCAGCTTCTGGAAGAAGACTCACCCCCTCACCTTTAACTTTGTCACCTCCCTCAAGTCACTGTGTATGCAGATGCACAACTGTTCATTAGAGGTG aggtttttcagTCACAAGGAGCAAGAGGATGATATTCAACATGGGCTCAACCACAACAAGTACATGGTGACCGACAATGCTGTTTACATTG GTAACCATGACTGGGTCGGGAGTGACTTTGCCATCAACACAGGAGTTGGGTTGGTGATCAAGATAAATAATAACCTTAAAGACAGAGGAGTGACAATCCTGGAACATGTGAAGGCTGCTTTTGAAAGAGACTGGAGGTCACGTTACGCCAAGAGCCTTCAAGGAAATAAAGATCAACTGGGAAAATACAGAAACCTGCAACAAGCCAAAATTCACATGGAGTCTAATGAGGAAAAGAAGTGGAACACGCCTATATCTTTATAA